A region from the Hydra vulgaris chromosome 08, alternate assembly HydraT2T_AEP genome encodes:
- the LOC136084121 gene encoding uncharacterized protein LOC136084121, with translation MSEAQLRSMKKELLFIKEAKPAISDIQLPTGLDILQHLIYNQQCRSVSISSIIACPPKKKFSRCSESCCECILSKIKRPWIKAGFDVLTDLSLFVIGSEDIKYRKKAKESIRKKNRLQPKILRDDVPNVELIDTILSDDSSIESDFEPGDWYHIEVSENPDTVIAKIPKDVFAGNVSLTATACDISLNVLQKVTNAILYLSGVDLKEVKSSQSTAYRKMKKENENMAKISKEDVKAAIDASPYPCIIHFDGKTLFELNKGKMLKRDRMAVLVNINGQTYLLGVPPLASSTQEDQFLGVMNLIKEYQLTSKTRGICFDTTSSNTGTNKGSVSRISQELDKYLL, from the exons atgagtGAAGCACAACTTAGGTCAATGAAAAAGgaacttttgtttataaaagagGCAAAACCAGCTATATCag aTATACAACTTCCAACAGGCTTGGATATACttcaacatttaatatataaccaACAATGTCGATCTGTATCAATATCAAGTATTATAGCTTGTccccctaaaaaaaaattttctagatgTTCGGAGAGTTGTTGTGAATGTATTTTGTCTAAAATCAAGAGACCCTGGATTAAAGCTGGATTTGATGTGTTAACTGAtttaagttta TTTGTTATTGGTTCAGAGgatattaaatatagaaaaaag gCAAAAGAAAGCATCAGGAAGAAAAATCGTTTACAGCCTAAGATTTTGAGAGATGATGTACCCAACGTTGAACTTATAGACACAATTCTAAGCGATGATTCTTCAATAGAATCTGATTTTGAGCCAGGTGATTGGTATCATATAGAAGTCTCTGAAAACCCAGACACAGTAATTGCAAAAATTCCAAAAGATGTTTTTGCTGGTAATGTTTCACTTACTGCTACAGCCTGTGATATATCACTAAATGTTTTACAGAAGGTAACAAATGCAATTCTATATCTATCAGGTGTTGAtcttaaagaagttaaaagcaGTCAATCTACCGCatatagaaaaatgaaaaaagaaaatgaaaacatggcaaaaatttcaaaagaagaTGTTAAAGCAGCCATAGACGCATCTCCATATCCATGTATAATTCATTTTGATGGGAAGACCTTGTTTGAGCTAAACAAAGGAAAAATGTTAAAGAGGGATAGAATGGCTGTTTTAGTTAACATTAATGGACAGACTTACCTACTTGGAGTACCTCCACTAGCGTCATCCACTCAAGAAGATCAGTTCTTAGGTGTAATGAACTTAATTAAGGAGTATCAACTTACGtcaaaaactagaggaatatgCTTTGATACAACATCATCCAACACTGGGACGAATAAAGGATCAGTTTCCAGAATATCTCAAGAACTGGATAAGTATCTCCTCTAA